CATATGTGCTGACTTTATTGTTCTCAaataagcccctcccccatgttggTGCTGCGATAGAAACCCATGCCCAAGATCCGGAGCTCTACATTGGAGCCACGGCCTGGTTCTCAAACTGCTTCAACAACATTTTCAAGTTCCTACCATCCTGAGACCAAAATGTCTCTTTTCACTAACGTCCTTGAGAGAAAGGGATCGAATAATGAAAGTGTCTTGCAGAAGGGTATGGAGAGTGGTGGTTGAGCATGGGCTTTGGAGTCACCTGCCCatgggatgccttgctcatcCATCTACCAGCTGTGAAACCTTGGGTGCACAAAATTTGGTTTCTTTGCACAATCCCCGCCCCTTTCTGCATTGGTAAAATGAGGACAGAGGGATGTATGCCATCAGGTTGTTGTGAGGAGTGTATGTGATGATATGGGCAATGTTTTTTGAACAGTACCTGATACTGAATGAGGATGCTCATGTTTGGGCCAGACACACAGCTCAGTGCTAGAGCCCCGAGGCCTCAGATTCCACTCCCCAGCACTCTatgggaatgggggaggggagatgctAATGTTCTCCAAACAGTCAAAATTTAAATCGAAGCAGGGTGTGGTTTCTCAAACCTACACAGTCTTCTCTCCAGAGACTGGGGCTAGCTAGAGAGCACATGGCTATCCTGGACTATACTGTGAGAGATTCTGTCCCAACAAGCAAAACGCCGTAACATAAAATAAGTTGAGAATAGGTGATATGCTTCCAAATAGCTAAAAACAAATAGCTTGAAGGTCTGTTTCTGAATGAATAAACTCCAGAGAAATTggccacaaaaataaaatgattgagaaaacaaattttttgatcatttatttatttttattttgtgttttgcctgcttgcatgTCTGTTGTGAGGGTGTCGAATCCctcggaactggagttacagacagttgtgagctgttattgtgggtgctgggaactgaactgagatcctttggaagagcagtcagtgctcttagccactgagccatctctccagttccaagaaAACAAATTCTATCCTGAAAAACTAATGAGTGGTTCACAATATGTTCTTATATGACAACGAATAAGGACCAGATGTCATATAACTAAGTTAATGTTTCCATTGACAACTGATTAGTATAAAATCTGGGGGTGAAATACTTACCTGGCATTGAAGCTCAATGCTCTTATTGTGTTTTAAGTCCTTAATTCCTTAATTCTTTCAGCACAAGGTCTCAGGCTTGTGGCTCCCAGGCTGGACTGGAGCTCGGGGCGCCTCAGGCTCAAGCTGGCagaccctcttgcctctgccactCAGGTATCAGTATTACAAGCATGAACACAACCCCCAGCTCACctattttgttttcctccctACTACTCTCATGCTTAGTGCGGTGTAATCCAACAACATTTTAATTTAAGTCAAAGACTTATTGGCTGAGACGTTAATATAATGATTATCGAATCAAGTGGAGGAAGAAAACAGGCAAGCCCCCTTTTCTCTGGTATTCGAATCTCCGTGGTTTGAGAACACCAATGGCGACTGAACATACCACCGTGGTGTTTCAGCGTTAGCCGAGACAAGAGGCCTGGGTGTGTAACCTTCAGCATCAGACGCTCAGAGGGCAGGCACATTTCCAGTAACAGCTTCGTTTCCCCGCGTTCCCTGGGGAAAGAGGGCGGTGAGTTCTGCTGATGGCATCAGCTGACATCACTAGCTGGGATCATGGGGACGCTGGGCCCACCTCAGCAGTGGCCTGACTACACCAACCTTTGGGTTTCCCAGCTCCTGCCACGTGAGCCGACCTAATATGGCCAAGCTCAGGAGCAGCCCAGGAGCGCTTCCTTTCTCCTGCTAAAGGAGAGAAGGCTGGAACAAATGCTTAAAGTCAAACACAATCTGAAGAAAAGCAAATGGGGATTTGGGTTCGCGCCTGGCCAGATGCAAATCCCAGGGCTGCAGAAACTCCAACCTTGGGGTATCAATcattgaattaaaaaacaaaaaacaaagcgtttgctccctcccccacttctttcTTGCTGTCCCTGAACCTTCTTCAGCCCCGGGACAGACCCCAAAGCTCTTGTCCCCTTTAGGGACCTGAGGaaccctgggggtggggtgggctgctGGGAACCTGGTGGCGGAGCCTTTGGTCCTAGCAGCCTAGGGGGAGATGCTGCAAGGCGTGTCTGGGCTGTGCTCATGTGATGAAGGGAGGGAAAAacaaggaggggggaggaggctacgaggtggctttttttttttttttcttttaaggagtTTGCCACGAGCGCGTCCCCTTCATTCGCAGTCCCGGCGCGTTCTCAGCAGGATCGCAGAGAGCCGGCGCTTCTCGTCCCTAGACCCTGTAGTCCTGGGAGCACGTCCCCTAGCCCCTCGGCGTCCCCACGGTCCCAGGAAGGCGGCTAGCCAGAGGGAGTAGGAGAGCCACTGAGCCATGGGCGCAGGCAGTTCTACCGAGCAGCGGAGCCCCGAGCAGCCGGCGGGGAGCGACACGCCAGGCGAGCTGGAGCTCAGTGGCCACGGGCCCGCAGCGGAAGAGCCGGGAGCAGGAGGAGAACCCGCCGACGCGGACCCCGCCACCAAGGTATGCTGCGGCCACCTGCCCGGGTGGGGCGGGATGGAGATGGGGCGTCCTGGCGATTTCCGCCTGCTACAACTTCCCGCCGGTGCAGCCCGCCTGCAAACTCGAGCGCAGCCCTTTGCAGGCTCTCGGGGTCTTTCGCACCGGGGCGGGGCTGGCATCTTTGTCGTGGGTCCCAAAGGGCGGCGACCTAGCCCTTCCGCAGCCATCAAATCTACCTCTGCCCGCCGCTTTCCAGCCTTTCCCCTCTCTTCCGGTGGGCTGGAAGCCCGGGGGATGGCCGGTGGAGCATCCGTAAGAACTGATCATGGCCGGGCATTTGAAGGCACCTCAACCCACCCAGATCCCGGGTCCCAAAGAGGAAAAGTCGGAACGTGCTTTGGAGCATTGCAAACCTGGGTCCTAGGTTCCCCACCCAGTATTTACCTTGACATCAGCTTCCACCCGGGCCACCGGGTTTGGTACCCAGAGTCCTGCCGCAGCGCCTGGGACACCGCCTAGCTGATGCAGTGAGTCTGTCTTCCAGACAGAGAGAACCCGAGCAGAAGCACCAATGGAGGGCTGGGCAAAGCTCCTGGCATCCTGTCTCCCTTTCTCACAGTTTGCTGCCTGCGGACTCAGCTGGATAAACAAACATTGGAGTTAGAAGTTCTCCACCGATGTAGGCAAAGGCTTAAGCGAGCGTTCCTTGCACTCTGTCTACTGAAAAGCTCTAGAAATACTGCATTTTACAGGCCTGCTTGGCTCGAGATGGGACTATTTAATCCGGAACACCACAGCCTCTACCTTTGTGTCTTATTCGTATTATTGCGTTTTattcagttcttttttcttttgttgttgttcggGGTTGCTAattaatttgcttgtttgttttgagacagggtctcactctaacctaggctggcttggaactcactaccTAGCCCTACTAGTGGCAATCCACCTGCCCCAGCCTTTTAAATGACTTCGCAGCCACGCCCGGCTGGCGGGATTGCCTTTTAGCTGTTTACCAGCACGTGGTGGTGAGCAAGACTTCACTCCAGGTGGATTTATGGTATTCTTACAGAAACCTGTGAACGACCAAACAACTTACAGAAAAATCAACCAATTGCTGAATTTGGGGATAAAGAGTAGTGAGGACCGGTATGAAAGTATCCGGAAGTGTAAACACCTTTCTGTGTAAAACAAAACATTGAGATCCAGGTAAATCTCACAGAGGTTGACACCTGATCGCCTTGACCTCTTTAGTTGTCCTAGCATAGTATATGTTCGCTGAGTGGCTGCTATTAACAGTTTCTATCTCCACTTTTTAACTCATCACTATTTGTAAAATCCAACGTCCTCACTGCCTGGTATATGTAGGTTTTCAAAAGACACCTCACCTTCTGCAGTAAGGTCTCCATCCTTTGGATGCCTCAATTACATTTTAATGTTTGGTAACtgtctttttaaagaatgaatgaCTTATGAGAGAAAGAGTGCAGGTGTGTGCGTGATCTCTGTGTGTAGGGGAGGGGTAAATGTGCCATGTGCGAATGTGTGAAGGTCAGACAACAGCTCTGTGAAGTTGGCTCTCCCTCTACCTTTATGTGTGTTGTGGGGCTTGAACTCATGACGCCAGCCTTAAGAAGCAAGCACCTCCCCCAGCGACCATCTCATTACCCCATGCCAGGCTTTGATGACAACTGCAGTCAACACAGTTCTGGTTTTGAATACAGTAATTTTAAGGTATAATTGCTAAAAATTTGGAGACAGGAGACATTCCTTACCTGGGTTTTTATATGATGACTATAGTTTTATTGTCTGCTTACACTGAAATATGGACTTTATCCCCTTCTGAAAAAATTGCATTTGTATACTTAAAAATattccttccttctccacctTCCATACCCTCCTGAAACCTTCATCCCCCTTCTCCATCTTAGTCAACCACCATCTTGAAACATCCAAGTAGTCTCTTTTAAAAGATGACTTAAGTGGCATGAACAGCATCATTAATTTGTTGGCCAGTTTCCCAGTTATCAATTTGGAGATGGATCGATCCACTTGCATGTGCTTGTTGGAATATACTCAAGTTTAGAAAACCGAGACTTTCAATAGGATCTCAGAATTAAAAACGATTCAGCATCCCCAAATTCTACCCTTACTCTCTATCTTAAGCTCCAGTCCCTGACCTCCTAAGCGGACAGGTTCCATCTGCCTCTTGGCTCCCTAACCCCTTGGTCCGTTCCCTTCGGAGCCTATATTTGTGGGTTTAGGAGCTTTTTAACTAATGGACTTCACTTGTCTGCATGCTCTACAAGGCAAGGGGCTTATCTGGTTTTGCTAACAAACTGTCCCGTGTGGGGCATGGGACCTGGCATGAAGTGTAGAGACCTGGCAAGAGctgatggagggaaggaagggatatTGGCCCTTGGGTTTTCATTGGTGAATGTCAGCTGTCCGCTTCTCCACTTTTAGCCTCGTTGTGATTAGCTTCATATACATCAGAAAGTGACTTAGACCAGTCTGCTTGCTAATTAGATGGAGCAAATGATTTAGGAAGAAACTCAGACCTAAAGTCTTGGATTTGTTCTTTAGAAATAGAGTGGCATGGCTGGGTGTGGAGGATcacatttgcaatcccagcactcagaaggctgaggcagtaaGATAGATGTGACTTGtctttgaagccagtctgggctacatgaaaccttgcttttttgttgttgttgttgttcagatgAAGCATACACTGAGTTAATTTTGGGTTGTATCATGAACATAATCTTGATGGATGTGTAGACATTTAGGGAAGTTTTCTCTTTTACATAATGAAATCATTAAAGATTATTAtcagattttttctttatttaatgtcAAACATTTATATCATAtgtgttacatatttttaaatcagttagtttgggttttgtttgttttgttttttagacaaggagtcattctgtagcccaagctgtcctagaactcagctatacagctcaggctggccttgaacttgatcttCCTCCTGGGACTGAAATGACAGCTGGGAGCCACCACTCTGTTCAGTttactttattatatatatatatatataatatatatatatatatatatatataaattttagatcAACATATAAAGAAATGGTTTTCCTTATGGCATCTGTGTATAGCccaaattttattctttattggaTGCTAGAAAGTAAACTAGCTTTGGGCAGGATGCTCGAGATGTACACTAACAACGATCAACCGTTCCCATCCCTAGTTGCCAGTTAGTCCTAAGAGTCTCCAAAGGCAACTTCCTGATTGAACTCTGCCATGAGGTCAAATAGAGAGTTAAACTTGTTTCTCTGgatagccctagctgccctggacctggctttgtagaccaggctggccttgaactcaaagatctacctgcctcagcctcctgagtactagaattaaaagtgtgttctGACACCACCCTgaacttgtttttaaagaaatgattacatagtgtgtgtgtgtgtgtgtgtgtgtgtgtgtgtgtgtgtgtgtatgtgtgtgtgtgtgtgtccatccgtccgtgtgtccgtgtccgTCCCATGCAGGCCTGAAGTGGGCTTCAGATGCACTGGAGTTGTTTGCTCccaggtgtgggtgctgggatccatcTGGTCCTCTGACAGTAAGTACTCTCACTGAGCTgtagcttcctcctcctcctcttgttttGGGGTTGAACTCAGCCCAAGAGAGTTAAACTTTTGATTACTCAAGTTTAACATTTGAATGCACTGTATCTTGGTTTTATCTATGATGCAGGGAGTCCCATAGTCTGTATTCATATGCAAATTCTAAGAGGAAATAAATGGCTCGGTCACTTGCCTGGTTTAAGACTTCATGGTTGCACCTGGGCgccggtggtgcacgcctttaatcccagcacttgggaggcaaaggctggtggagctctgtgagtttgagaccagtctggtctacaagagctagttccaggacagcctccaaagccacagagaaactctgtctcaaaaaacaaacaaaaaacaaaacaaaacaaaaaaatagacttCATGGTTGCTCCTAGGGACAGTAGGGTAGTTGGCTTCTCATTTCCTCAGCTGTGTATTTATGAGGTCTGGTCTCTgcaagtttttatttattcagttgcTGACAGACCATAGATGACTAATGGACTTCCATTGCTCTGGTAGATTTTGATTTCTGGAGCCAAATTGAGGGCCAAGtttggaaatcagaatgtctCTGAATTaacctttgtttttaaataagtgatTACATATTTActtgtatatggtgtgtgtgtgtgtgtgtgtgtgtgtgtgtgatgtagtccaggctggccccaagcTCACTATATAGAGGATGCTGTCCTTGAACCTCTGATTCAGCCTTCCTCCACTCCTGAGGAAAGCGgagtttttgcatgtgtgttacCTATATTCGAGCAGATTTTCCCCACGATGAGAGGTGCTGTTCTCTTACTAAATCAGAGACCAAACTCAGCAAGCTTTGTTATCACAGcccttgagaggctgaagcagaggacagcaagttcaagaccagcctgggcaatgtattgagttccaggttagcctgggatATAGAGTGAAACTGCCTCAAAGCCCTAAACAAacaaccacacaaacaaaaacattggcGATAGAGGTGTGAGACTTCAAGTCATTGAGGATTTCCAGAAGATGAAATTATTTGGCTTTatagtttgaggtcagtctgagctaTGAGAGTACTTGTCGTCCGAGTGTGAAGACCTGTGTTTGGGTCTTCCGGCACTCACATTAAAAGCTGGGTGTTGCAACCTGTGCCTGTAAGCCCAGTGCCAGCTCGCTGCTGCCCTGTCTAGCTCACAGCTGAGTGCTACTTGCTTAGACAGACCTGTCCCAAGGGACTAAGGCAGAAAGTAACAGAGCTGGCCACCtgttgtcctcttctggtgtctgcaTAGCCTCAATTGAGCATAAGcacacatgatttttaaatatacaaatgtgTAATATATTTAGTTTAAGATCTCCATCAGCCCCACTGTGTATGCACGAGACAAGGTTCTCACTCTTGCCTAGGCTGGTATCCTGTCCTGGGGCTGAAGTGGCTCTTACCTCAGCTCCTAgcagctggggttataggcatgcagGATTGGGCTCCGTATTAGTAGGCTCTGTATGTGCTTCTAGAATTGGAATCCTCTCATAAAATGGAATCTTTGGCCAGATGAGCTGGATTGAAGAtgactaaaaagaagaaaaagggctGAGGAAACCTGAGACGAAACCGAAAGTTCCTTATCTTGTAAAGATGCATGGAGAGGGGACACACTTAGACAACTCAAACTGTCCTGCTAGGTTtggatttgtttgcttgtttgtttgtttgtttgtttgtttgttttaaaggcagggtctcaGTGTAACCCAGACTCAAAACAGGCaatcttttgcctcagcctcttgagtggtGGGACAACTACAGATGAGCACCATCTCACAAACCTGGACTTGGCCATTGCCTATCTCTTTATCTTTTGATATCTTGCAGGTCAGATAATTTGGTTTCAGCTCAGTGGCCTGGAACTTCTTTGCAGGAGTCACTCCACTTGGCCCAGATCCCTTGGGCCCTCTGTTAAAATCCCTAGcttcctgtgaattttaggataaTCAACACAAAAGAAATAGTACAACCGTGTTGAGGCCTGGGATGGTAGCTAAGGACACTGCCTGTTTTCATTGTCTTctgtaagttttaaaatatattcagggTTTAGGGAACAGAATATCTGTGAAAGAAAAGGATCATGGGATATTATTCTCATCATTGACCTGTGTAGTTCTGTGTAGGCAGTCCTTTGTGAAGTGTGGGATTGGAGTATGTGGCATTTAGCATCTTGAGAAAATAGTTAATACCTATGTCTGCTGAAATCCTTGAACCCAATGTGTAGTTCTCTTACCCTAAACATTGAAAAATACTATAGTAGAAAGTAAACAGAGAGCTAGGAGAAGGACAGTTAATGTATTGAAGTAT
This DNA window, taken from Cricetulus griseus strain 17A/GY chromosome 2, alternate assembly CriGri-PICRH-1.0, whole genome shotgun sequence, encodes the following:
- the LOC118237741 gene encoding A-kinase anchor protein 12-like: MGAGSSTEQRSPEQPAGSDTPGELELSGHGPAAEEPGAGGEPADADPATKLLQKNGQLSAVNGVAEQGDVHVQEENQDGQEEEVIEDGYIWKLHGGNFP